In Candidatus Hydrogenedentota bacterium, a single window of DNA contains:
- a CDS encoding exo-alpha-sialidase, giving the protein MRNAAAVFLGSLIAVFAYAEPTYREELLFPLQPKHVHSSSIAESPNGDLLACWFHGSGERKSPDVIIQGSRLRKGEATWSDAFLLADTPDFPDCNPVLFIDPRNELWLFWIAVLSERWEDSLLRYRKSTDYEGDGPPKWYWQDDMLLKPGKDFAVEVTKGLEAILPQLPAVNEPRGMEFREIVRQVAADALDLSKQQRGWMTRAQVVVLPTGRILIPLYSDGYLLGLMAISDDQGQSWRASSPIPGTALNQPSIARKKDGTLVAYMREEDDIKHRVLTSESKDDGETWSVAQWTDIPNPNSSLVALTLKDGRWILVYNDSEEARDTLVVALSDDEGNSWKWRRHLEKQKGGAFHYPFAIQSKDGLIHVSYTYTPSDDSGHTIKHVAFEADWILVGD; this is encoded by the coding sequence TTGAGGAATGCCGCTGCCGTTTTCCTGGGTTCACTTATTGCCGTCTTCGCTTACGCGGAGCCAACTTACCGCGAAGAGCTTCTCTTTCCCCTCCAGCCCAAACATGTCCATTCCAGCAGCATTGCGGAGTCTCCCAACGGGGACCTGCTCGCCTGTTGGTTTCATGGCTCGGGTGAACGCAAGAGTCCCGACGTTATCATCCAGGGAAGCAGGTTGCGCAAGGGCGAAGCGACATGGAGCGATGCGTTCCTGCTGGCCGATACGCCTGATTTCCCTGACTGCAACCCCGTACTCTTCATCGATCCCAGAAACGAACTCTGGCTTTTCTGGATTGCAGTATTATCCGAACGTTGGGAAGACTCGCTGTTGCGCTACCGAAAGTCCACCGACTACGAAGGAGACGGACCTCCAAAATGGTATTGGCAGGATGACATGCTCCTGAAACCCGGCAAGGACTTCGCCGTGGAAGTTACGAAGGGCCTGGAGGCCATACTCCCTCAACTGCCCGCCGTCAACGAACCTCGCGGCATGGAGTTTCGCGAGATTGTACGCCAGGTCGCCGCTGACGCACTTGACCTGAGCAAACAGCAGCGGGGCTGGATGACCCGGGCGCAAGTCGTGGTACTGCCTACCGGCAGAATACTCATCCCCCTCTATTCCGACGGTTACTTACTCGGCCTCATGGCGATATCGGATGATCAGGGGCAATCGTGGCGCGCAAGTTCCCCCATTCCCGGAACGGCATTGAACCAACCGAGCATCGCCAGAAAGAAGGATGGCACGCTCGTGGCCTACATGCGCGAAGAGGACGATATCAAGCACCGGGTCTTGACCAGCGAATCCAAAGATGACGGCGAGACGTGGTCCGTCGCGCAATGGACCGATATACCCAACCCGAACTCAAGTCTCGTCGCACTGACGTTGAAGGACGGCCGTTGGATTCTCGTGTACAACGATTCGGAAGAGGCGCGTGATACGCTGGTAGTCGCCTTGTCGGACGACGAGGGCAATTCATGGAAATGGCGACGACATCTGGAGAAGCAAAAGGGCGGAGCCTTTCACTATCCGTTTGCCATTCAAAGCAAGGACGGGCTCATTCACGTTTCGTACACGTATACGCCCTCGGACGATTCGGGTCACACAATCAAGCACGTCGCATTTGAAGCCGATTGGATACTCGTCGGCGATTAG
- a CDS encoding FCD domain-containing protein has translation MDIIEPNTDTLANSIAAQIHSDIIRSGLQEGDLFMTGDQVVERYGVSRTIAREALSQLRAIGVLKSRQRKGLLVARPDPVRLTEQWVPLYCRSENRSDFITLAQLRYTLEIGSADLAATHCTDEEIDHLALHARQFEAVAGKEGHSQSADRHDLAFHAHILQMTGNPLIEGFHRVLSHYFAASTLFDKPRDATKAIREHFMIVEAFRKRDVEMTRALLRAHLGDTIGPR, from the coding sequence ATGGACATCATCGAGCCGAATACCGACACCTTAGCTAATTCGATAGCCGCCCAGATTCATAGCGATATCATTCGCTCGGGACTGCAAGAAGGCGACCTGTTTATGACTGGCGATCAGGTGGTCGAGCGCTATGGTGTCTCCCGGACCATCGCGCGCGAGGCGCTGAGCCAGTTGCGCGCGATTGGAGTCTTGAAGAGCCGGCAGCGAAAGGGGCTGCTTGTGGCGCGCCCCGATCCGGTACGCCTGACGGAGCAATGGGTGCCGTTGTACTGCCGAAGCGAAAACCGATCCGATTTCATTACTCTGGCTCAGTTGCGATATACCCTGGAAATAGGTTCCGCGGACCTTGCGGCAACACATTGCACTGACGAGGAAATCGACCATCTCGCCTTGCATGCCCGCCAGTTTGAGGCTGTCGCGGGAAAAGAAGGCCACTCGCAGTCCGCAGACCGCCATGACCTCGCGTTTCACGCGCACATTCTGCAAATGACCGGGAATCCGTTGATTGAAGGATTCCATCGTGTGCTTTCGCACTACTTTGCGGCCTCGACCTTGTTCGATAAGCCACGGGATGCGACAAAGGCAATCCGTGAGCACTTTATGATTGTCGAAGCGTTCCGCAAACGAGACGTGGAGATGACACGCGCCCTGCTTCGAGCCCATCTGGGAGACACGATCGGGCCCCGGTGA
- the kdsB gene encoding 3-deoxy-manno-octulosonate cytidylyltransferase, with the protein MGVTSNPPDVLGIIPARYGSSRLPGKPLLSIGGKPMIQRVYEQCAKAKVLGRVFVATDDARIVEAVEGFGGKAVLTRVDHASGTDRIAEAASGANADIIVNIQGDQPFIDPTMIEEAVRPLLDDPSLELSTLMYRLPDGEDLHNPSVVKVVTDLAGNALYFSRSLIPYPREAVPHGIFEHVGTYVYRHEALKRITQLAPTTLERVESLEQLRWLEHGMRIRVVESRVEDREFSGFSVDTVGDLARAEEMLRERGLV; encoded by the coding sequence ATGGGCGTTACATCTAATCCTCCGGACGTTTTAGGCATTATTCCCGCGCGTTACGGTTCGTCGCGTTTGCCCGGCAAGCCCTTGCTGTCAATAGGCGGTAAACCCATGATTCAGAGGGTTTACGAACAATGTGCCAAGGCAAAAGTGCTCGGCAGGGTCTTTGTGGCGACCGATGATGCGCGCATAGTGGAAGCGGTGGAGGGTTTTGGCGGGAAGGCCGTCCTGACCCGGGTGGACCATGCCAGCGGGACCGACCGTATCGCCGAGGCAGCCTCTGGGGCGAACGCCGATATTATAGTAAATATTCAGGGTGACCAGCCTTTCATTGATCCCACGATGATTGAGGAGGCCGTTCGGCCGTTGCTGGACGATCCCAGCCTGGAGCTTTCCACGTTGATGTACCGGTTGCCTGATGGGGAAGACTTGCACAATCCCAGCGTGGTGAAGGTCGTGACGGATCTGGCGGGTAACGCTTTGTATTTCTCCCGTTCTCTCATTCCCTATCCGCGTGAGGCGGTGCCGCACGGGATATTCGAGCATGTGGGAACATACGTTTATCGGCACGAGGCCCTGAAGCGCATTACTCAGCTAGCGCCAACTACCCTGGAACGGGTGGAATCGTTGGAACAACTGCGCTGGCTGGAGCATGGCATGCGGATCCGAGTTGTTGAGTCGCGGGTCGAAGACCGGGAATTCAGCGGTTTCAGCGTGGATACCGTGGGGGATTTGGCTCGGGCGGAAGAGATGTTGCGCGAGCGGGGATTGGTGTAA